The DNA window TCTACCGCTCCGGCCATCCGCTCGCGCAGGAGCCAGCCGCCGGCCCCGCCGGCAACGAAGACCAGGAGAGAGGCGGCGACCGCCGTACCCCACACTGCCCCCCTGCCCCACTGCGCAACACTCCAGCGGCTGACCGCAGGGTCGGGATGCTCGCGCGCGGTGAAGGGCGGGGTCAGGCGGTCGGGCAGCGGCCGGTCGATCAGCGGACCGAAACACTGCCCCAGCATGGCCCGCTGAGCGCGGTAGCGTTCGAAGCGCTGGGCGATCTCGGGATGGTCGGCAAGATGGCGCTCGACGTCGGCCAGACGCTCCTCCGGCAATTCGCCGTCCAGCCAGGCATGCAGCTCGGCCTCGGTTACGGGATTGCGGGTGCCGCTCATCACTTGATCCTCCTGACCACCTGCTGGGTTCCACCGTCCAACAGGACCCTCAGCTTTTCGCGCGCCCGGGCCAGCCGCGACATCACCGTCCCGATCGGCAATCCCAGAACCTCCGCCACCTCGCGGTAGGACAGCCCCTCCATTCCCGTCAGCAGCAGGATGGTGCGGTGTTCGTCGCTCAGCTGGGCGAAGGCGCGGGCGAAGTCGCGCACCGCCCCGCGGTCGGCCGGCGGTGCGCTCAGCGCCAGATCGTCGGCCAGATCCTCCACCGGCACCTCCGCCCCGCGCCGCCGCCGCCCGCGCTGGCCGGAGATGTGCAGGTTGTGCAGGATGGTCATCAGCCAGCCGCCAAGCTTCGACGGGTCGCGCAGCGCATGGCGGTTGGCCAGCGCCTTTTCCACGCAATCCTGGACCAGATCGTCGGCGTCGGAACGGTTGCCCACCAGGGCGGTGGCATAGCGCCGAAGCCGCGGCACATGGTCGGCGATGGCGCGATCATCGATATCGGGCGGGCTCATCAAAGATCCGGGAAGGGCGTCGTCACCTGTCATGACGCCCTGCCCTGCCGCTTTATTCCGGCCGCGCCCATCGAAATTCACTGCCCCGGCGAGGAGAAGCCGGCCTTGCCGTCGAAATTGCAGAGGTTCTCGGTCTGGGTGAAGTCGATTCCGGCCTCTGCCAGCCGCCCCAGCAACTCGACGATGGCCCCATGCTGCACCGGCCCGCCATTCGCCAGGAAGCGGCAGCGCCAATGGTCGGTGCAGAAGACGTCGGCGTTGCCGTCCGGCCAGACCCGCTGCGAGCGGTTGGAGATGCTGGCGAGCGTCAGCGCCTCGGTCGACAGCGGCAGCACCAGCTCCGCCAGATCGTCGGGCAGGCCGCCGGACCATTGCAGGAAGACGTCGACCCCCACCAGTTCCTTGAGCGCGCGGACGCGCGGCGCCAGCCGGTTCAACCCGTCATAGGCCGGCCGCATGGTGGAGTAGCCGACCGGCGGCATGGTGACGGGGGTCTGCCCCAGCCGCTCCACCACCGCCTCGGCGAAGGCGTTGGTGCCGGCACGCACCCGGCCCAGGCCGCGGGCATAGATGTCGGCGGTGTGGATGCCGTCCTCGATGGTCTTCAGCCACGCATTGTGGATGCGCGCGGCGATGTCGCCCTGGCCGATATGGACCAGCATCATCACCGCGGCCATCAGCAGGCCGGACGGGTTGGCGATCCCCTGCCCGGCGATCATCGGGGCGGAGCCGTGGATCGCCTCGAACATGGCGCAGGTCTCGCCGATGTTGGCGGAGCCGGCCAGCCCGACCGAGCCGGTCAGCTGGGCGGCGATGTCCGACACGATGTCGCCGTACAGGTTCAGGGTGACGATGACGTCGAAGCGCTCAGGCTGGTCGGCCAGCCGGGCGGCGCCGATATCGACGATCATGTGGTCGGCCTTGATCTCCGGATAATCGGCGGCGATCTCGTAGAAGATCTTCAGGAACAGCCCGTCCGTCATCTTCATGACGTTGTCCTTGACGAAGGCCGTCACCTTTTGCCGGTGGTTGGAGCGGGCAAAGTCGAAGGCGTAGCGGACGATGCGCTCCGAGCCCGGACGCGAGATCAGCTTCACCGACTGGATCACGTCGTCGGTCTGCCGGTGCTCGATCCCGGCATAGAGGTCTTCCTCGTTCTCGCGGATGATGACCACGTCCATGCGCGGGTGCCGGGTCCGCACATAGGGGTGGTAGGACACGCAGGGGCGGACATTGGCGAACAGGCCCAGCGTGGTGCGGGCGACGACGTTGAGCGACTTGTTGCCGTATCCCTGGGGCATGGTGATCGGCCCCTTGAGGAAGACGCGCGTGCGGCGGATCGAACCCCAGCCGGCGGCATCCAGCCCGCCGGGGTGGCCGCGCTTGTAGACCGCCTCGCCCGCCGGAACCTCTTCCACCTTCAGCCGCGCGCCGGCCGCGTTCATCACATATAGCACCGCATCCGTGATCTCTGGGCCGATGCCGTCGCCGCGGGCGACCGTGACGGGGGTGATATCGCGCATGCACTCACTCCAAGGGGACGCGCGACCGTAGACGGAAACCGGGGGATTTTTCAATGGTTGGAGGCAGCGACGGATCGCAGCAACCGGCCGGCGGCGGCGGGGCGACCCCCTCTTCCCGCCGGGGCGAGGAAGAGGGGGCGGCAACCGGTCAGTGATGGGCCCCGGCGAGGCCGCCACGGCCGTCCGGCACGCCGATGCTGACATTCTGCATCATGCCCTGGTCCTCATGGTCGAGGATGTGGCAGTGCAGCACGAATTCGCCGATGAAGCGTTCGTAGCGGGTGCGGACGGTCACCTTGTAGGTGCCCTTCGGCGGCTCGGTGGAGCTGAGCGGCTGGGTGATGTCGCTCTTCACCCAGATGGTGTCCTTCCACACGCCCTTCATGCCGGCATAGTCGGGATCGCCGGAGCCGGCCTCGCTGACGTCACGCCCGTCGGGGCCGATGACCGACACGATCTGGAACGGGTTGACGTGGATGTGGAAGGGATGGCTGACGAAGTAGGACTGCAGTTCCCACTGCTGGGCCGTGCCCAGCACCACCGGCCGGTCGACCACGTTCGGCTGGTAGGCGGACGCACCCTTGGGGCCATAGGTGCCGTCGGGGTTCTGCACCACCTCGAAGCTGTTGGAGACCTGGAACAGCGGGTTGGTCCGCGTCGCCCCATTGGGCGGGATGTTGATGTAGAAGACCAGTTCCTGCTTGGGCTGGTGCACCACCTCATGCGCGGTGATCGGCGGATGGGCGGTGAAGCGGGTGAAGCGCGGGCAATAGGGGGTGTCGACCATCGTCTTGCCGAGACAACGGGCGTTCAGGTCGCCGATAACCTCCTTGGCGACGGCCGGCGCGTATTTGGTCGCGTTGACCGACAGCTGACGGATGATCTCCTTCACCGGGTCCTTGACCACGCGGTCGCCGCGCACGCGGACGAAGCCGAGCACGCCGGTGGAGGTCGCGGTCTGGTCGGGGCTGGCGTTGGCCGCCGCCGGCTTGTTGACCACGCAGTAGATGCCGGGTTCGGGGAAGTTGACCAGCAGGTCGTCGCGATAGCCCGGCTGCATCGGCACGCTGGTGCGCACCTGCCCCTCGGTCATGGTCAGGCCGTCCGAGGCGGCCAGGATGTAGGGGACCGGCTGTCCGGTGCAGCGTTCCTTGGCGAAGCGGTCCTGGTCGGCGGCTGACAGGGTCTTCTCCCGCTGGAAGAAGTCGGTGACGTCGAGCTTGCGGAACTCCACCGTGATGGGGGAGCGCACGCCGCCATGGATCAGGCGCCAGCGCTCGGTCTCGCCGACCTTGGCATTGGCGAAGATCGGACGCACGCGGCCGTTGACGGTGGTGAAGCGACCGGATTGTTCCCAGGTGCCCGGCCCGAACTGATCGTAGGACACGATCTCGCCCACCTCGCCCGGCGCGCAGCTCCAGTCGATGGACCCGTCTGGCTTGGTCTTCAGCTTGCCGTCCTTGGTGCAGGCGTAGGGGATCTGCTCGAACAGCAGGACCCGCTCGGTCATCGCCACGCCCTTGGGGCTCTTCAGCAGGGTGTCGAGATCGCCGTTGACATCGCGCGTCGGCGGACGGTCGCCGCGGATGATCAGCGCCCCGGCCATACCGCTGCCGACCTGCAGCGCGGTGGAGCCATGGCGGTGCGGGTGGTACCAGAAGGTGCCCGCCGGATGATCGGCCGGAATATTGTATTCATATTCGAACGCGACGCCGGGATTGATCGACACCAGCACATTGTCGCTGTTGCCGGTCGGGCTGACCCAGACGCCATGGCTGTGCAGGTTGGTGCCGTTGAAGCAGTGCGGGTTGTTGATGTCCGCCTGCGCCTGATTGTTGCAGTCCGGGTCGGGCGGCAGCTGGTTCTGCAGCTTGATGCGCACCGTGTCGCCCGGCGTCGCTTCGATGGTGGGGGCGACATAGGGGTGGTTGGGGTCGACATCGGTGCCGCGGTAGCTGCGCAGCCGCACCGGGTCGGGCCGGCCCTGCGCCGGGTTGCGGATGTAGCCGTCGGTGAAGGTCACGAACAGGTCGTAATTGCGCACCTGACCGGCATGCGGCCGGGGAGCCGCCTGCGGCTGGCGCAGCAGAAGCGAACCGGCGCGCGGCGAGGCCGAATTCTTCAGCAGCGGCGGATTGCCGAACGCCTCGCCGGCCGGCTCGGCAGCGCCCTTGGCAGGAGCGGTTGCCGCCATGGCGGCCGGCGCCGCGCCCAGCGCCAGGGGCAGCAGCAGACCTATTAAATATGCATTCTTCATGAAACGCTCCATCGGGAACCGGTCATGAAGCCTATTATGCGTCCTGAAAATTGTTAATTGTAACATTGTCACACGTTGAATCACTCCCCGGTCCCTAACCGCCTCCTGCCGGCCGCGGCGGCCCGGACAATGGTGGCCCGGACGGGGGCGGCCCGGACGATGGCGGCCCGGACGGGGCGGCTGGAACGTTTGAAACGCTGTGAACCGTTTTCGCGGCGGCGTTCAACCGTTCCATCCGCTTACCTGGAGGCCGTTCACCGGGAGCCGCTCACCGGGGGCCGCTCACCGGCGGCGGGTGTAGGGCCCGTCCCCGCCCTGCCGTTCCAGCGCGGACCCGAGATTCGGATAGGGATCGCTGGGATTGTAGGTCCAGGGATAGACGCCCTTCGGCCCCTCGGCCTCCGGCCGGGCAAGGATGGCGGCGATGTCGTCCGCTTCGGGCCGGCGACGTTCGCGGATCGCGCCGGGAACGCTGTCGTCGTCGAAAGCGGGGACGGGCGCAGCGGGCATCCCGGCGGCCGGCGCGTCCGGGGCGGCGGCAGCGGGGCAGCGGTTGCCGGGGGAGGTCTGGGCGGTGTCCGGCCGGTCGGCGCCGAAATCCTTCAACAGGCCCAGCTTCTCGGCCAGCCAGCGCACGGTGC is part of the Azospirillum lipoferum 4B genome and encodes:
- a CDS encoding multicopper oxidase family protein → MKNAYLIGLLLPLALGAAPAAMAATAPAKGAAEPAGEAFGNPPLLKNSASPRAGSLLLRQPQAAPRPHAGQVRNYDLFVTFTDGYIRNPAQGRPDPVRLRSYRGTDVDPNHPYVAPTIEATPGDTVRIKLQNQLPPDPDCNNQAQADINNPHCFNGTNLHSHGVWVSPTGNSDNVLVSINPGVAFEYEYNIPADHPAGTFWYHPHRHGSTALQVGSGMAGALIIRGDRPPTRDVNGDLDTLLKSPKGVAMTERVLLFEQIPYACTKDGKLKTKPDGSIDWSCAPGEVGEIVSYDQFGPGTWEQSGRFTTVNGRVRPIFANAKVGETERWRLIHGGVRSPITVEFRKLDVTDFFQREKTLSAADQDRFAKERCTGQPVPYILAASDGLTMTEGQVRTSVPMQPGYRDDLLVNFPEPGIYCVVNKPAAANASPDQTATSTGVLGFVRVRGDRVVKDPVKEIIRQLSVNATKYAPAVAKEVIGDLNARCLGKTMVDTPYCPRFTRFTAHPPITAHEVVHQPKQELVFYINIPPNGATRTNPLFQVSNSFEVVQNPDGTYGPKGASAYQPNVVDRPVVLGTAQQWELQSYFVSHPFHIHVNPFQIVSVIGPDGRDVSEAGSGDPDYAGMKGVWKDTIWVKSDITQPLSSTEPPKGTYKVTVRTRYERFIGEFVLHCHILDHEDQGMMQNVSIGVPDGRGGLAGAHH
- a CDS encoding NADP-dependent isocitrate dehydrogenase, encoding MRDITPVTVARGDGIGPEITDAVLYVMNAAGARLKVEEVPAGEAVYKRGHPGGLDAAGWGSIRRTRVFLKGPITMPQGYGNKSLNVVARTTLGLFANVRPCVSYHPYVRTRHPRMDVVIIRENEEDLYAGIEHRQTDDVIQSVKLISRPGSERIVRYAFDFARSNHRQKVTAFVKDNVMKMTDGLFLKIFYEIAADYPEIKADHMIVDIGAARLADQPERFDVIVTLNLYGDIVSDIAAQLTGSVGLAGSANIGETCAMFEAIHGSAPMIAGQGIANPSGLLMAAVMMLVHIGQGDIAARIHNAWLKTIEDGIHTADIYARGLGRVRAGTNAFAEAVVERLGQTPVTMPPVGYSTMRPAYDGLNRLAPRVRALKELVGVDVFLQWSGGLPDDLAELVLPLSTEALTLASISNRSQRVWPDGNADVFCTDHWRCRFLANGGPVQHGAIVELLGRLAEAGIDFTQTENLCNFDGKAGFSSPGQ
- a CDS encoding RNA polymerase sigma factor; translated protein: MSPPDIDDRAIADHVPRLRRYATALVGNRSDADDLVQDCVEKALANRHALRDPSKLGGWLMTILHNLHISGQRGRRRRGAEVPVEDLADDLALSAPPADRGAVRDFARAFAQLSDEHRTILLLTGMEGLSYREVAEVLGLPIGTVMSRLARAREKLRVLLDGGTQQVVRRIK